Within Pseudochaenichthys georgianus unplaced genomic scaffold, fPseGeo1.2 scaffold_581_arrow_ctg1, whole genome shotgun sequence, the genomic segment GTCTATGGTCCAGACTGCAGGAGCTGACTGGAGAACAGGCTGTAATGATGGAAGGACACTCAGGCCTGTTTCAGTCTCATAGTCCTTCAGGCGGGAGTACAGATCCAGCAGGAAACCACACTGAGGGTTCCTCTTAAAATAATAAGAAACTATGTCGGTTAAAGCTGTCGTTTGATAGGTGCACACTGATAACAGCAGCTGCAGTAGCTTCTCTCCtgtctgctgctctctctctgctgctgcacAGAACAGAGGCCCAAAGAACTGGAGTTCACCTGAAGGTTCTGATAACTGAGGCACAAAACTGAAAACACAAGGAATCAAGAGATTGTGATGTTAGGTTTCTATCAAATACAAACTTTTCTCCATCAGCTGTGGTTTAAATTATGTTAAATTGAATCTGCAGATTAGCATTTACCTGAGCTGTGAGATATGAGGCAGACACTGCAGCAAAGTCCTCACTTCACTCTCTTCCTCTGAGCAGCCTCTCAGCTCCACTTGTTTCTTCTCTGGTTGGAGTCTCAGCACTTCCAGCAGGATGGAGCTCTTTCTCTGTGAGAGGTCTATGGTCCAGACTGCAGGAGCTGACTGGAAAAATGGCTTCAGTTGAATGATAGCTGAATTCTCTTGAGTTTTGACATGTAGATACAAATCCAGAAGGATGTTATGCACATCAGTGTTAAAGGAAAACAGAGAGATGAGGTTGTTCACTTCATTGTGAACGCTTTCTCCTTGGATGAGAGTAGCTGCTTTCAGGCATAAATCCAGAAACAGCTGCTTTTCTTGTCTCTTCAGTGTCTCATAGCATCGCTCCTGGTCCTGTAATCCTGGACCTCTGTGGGTCCTCCTGAAGCTGCATGATAACAGACACATGGGTCATTGCATTTACTAGAACTTTaaacaatgtaatgtaaaactaAGTTACAGCTGTTAATACTGTCCTAATGTTGAGTTTGAAATGGCAATATCTAATTCTAAATTGCTGAAAGACGAAATACGTCCCATAATTACtttcaaagtaaatgtattcacGTTCAACATAAGAACGATGATTGAACATAACAGCACACAGATCTGTGTAAGCCAAAAACCAGAAGAAAAAAACTGCCTAACTGTGAaagtctgtctctgtgtgtgtgtgtgtgtgtgtgtggtgtgtgtgtgtgtgtgtgtgtgtgtgtgtgtgtgtgtgtgtctctgtgtttgtATGTATGACAAGAGCCATCTTCTGAGCTCTGCTCCCTTGGCTACAATCTTTCATTGTTGCTGTTGTATGATTGGTGTTTAGCTACGGTATTTAGCGTCCACAGCACCTCCGCTTTTAGGGTTGATGTAGACCCAAATGTCGCCCGGAGggagtggtcgcgttaaccgaatatttttttATGCATGCCCGCCAACAAGGAAATGATATCgtttccaaaccgtactttgccgtacaaatcattgaaatgtctgggagcttttgctttacgctgcgcgcactcccgcgaggtgcatgtATATCTCggcgggcatgcataacaccggCGCAAcggttcacgagcgtgctctcgctagctgaagcttggttgctaggttactagcTGGGTGTTCTCAGATAAGGATCCGGGAGATGCAAagttagttttttttttcaataaaaattGTTGGGGCTATTACCGTATTGGTTACTTTGCAGCCCGGATATTgcccccaaaacacatttcgACGTGATCGCAACACAGAAGCACCTTTCAAATCCGATCATTTTTAAGACCTTTCTAATTTCTTTGATCatatttaagactttttaaggccttaaattctgattatcaaatgtaagacttttttaAGATCCTGCGGGAACCCTGATTacatctgacttttttctcctaTTTTCTGCTGTGATTAGGATGAGTTTCACCTTAATGCTGATCCACATTTCAGAATGCAATGAAGACTTTCCCACCAAAAAACAAAGATTTAAAGGATAAAACTTAAGGCAGTGGttcttaaagtgtgtgtgtgtggtgtgtgtgtatgtgtgtgtgtgtgtgtgtgtgggggggagtTAAAGGTGTATTTTTGCAAAGAAAATGTTCAGGTTCCCTTTTTGTCTCTCAGGGAGCTGGTTTAGTGAGCTGATCGCTGATCGCTGCACATCAgcatctctttctctctcggTACACACACTGCTGCTCGTTAAACGCCGGTCAACTTTATCGTAATGGAAAACTATTAAAAGTTTTAGATCCTATGTTGTttgaccaccatttccgctATTTTACTAAAGGTTCATAAAACAATTTGTTAAATTGGCATGTGACTTGTTTTTACCCTCAAAGAAATAAAATCTGAACCGGAATCTCTAAAATCCAAACGATCCCCAACCCTAAGTATTACACAGTTAGACTTAATAATTCAACTGTGAAGGTGATTCGTCACTTTATTATGCATTTAGTTTTGTTAAATAAGAAGTTGCAGTTTCATAAAATTATAATGTttaaattagtgctgtcaaaattattgcgttaacggcggtaattaattttttgaattagtggcattaaaatatttaacgcatttaacgcatgtgcagaatggcccgccccatacgtgccaccagtggcagcgccagggtatggctggggtaggctacacccataccaagaaatggcttagccccaccatgaaaaatgatgttaaagtaagcaaaataaagtccgccaactcgcgccgagaattgcacagacagcagttagtgaGACTGATTTcagtcacttgtctggaaataccgaagaccagaaatggttttgaaaacttttgtcacgtagtgatcatcttctcaatagaacatctttgataatgtcttctggccaatcagaatcaagataacggcgtggtgttgttgcaggaagtcccgacggagaatactcttgctgtagtacagggcagagccatataatagtaataatatggctctggtacaggggtgcacataactggtacgcaggttatgtgcgtaatctgaaatgcgtaccgtcacttgtgtcacaaagcgcatttgcgtaccgacgtacttgtgaagcttttccagaaggcggttagatccccggacgacagagtcggtctccgtgtgcacagacaggctgctgttaatgTCGGTCtgaacaacggaactgtgccaaaactacgccaaccggctgcggagggagactcccccccctcactggagaactgcgctgaaacagctgatcacaacgttcacactctgtggtcacgaagtactccactagccccccccccccctctgtcgactttcctgaagtactccactagcccccccccccctctgtcgactttcctgaagtactccactagcccccccccccccctctgtcgactttcctgaagtactccccgttgatagaaatcaacacgtaatgaattaagaccccacggtttgatgattgataggtgtgtgggctgtctttcattttgacacacagaatttttttacaataaacatgttaaatggatatatccgccttctttcatttatctttccattcccaacaatatacataaagaaattacatattttggacatagttcgaatggtgattaatcatgattaattaatttttaagctctgattaatctgattaaaaattgtaatcgtttgacagccctagtttaaatAAATTCCAGTGAAGTTTGGAAGCTAAAGATGTGTACGTGGTtcgtggggggggggccttGAATCCCACCACACAGAAACATAAGCTTCATACCTGAGTGAGCTGACGTATGGCAGAGCCTCCAGCAGAGTCTCACCCAGACTGTGGCAGTCAGGGTTCTCCCTTTCCCAGTGGAGGCAGATTTTAACCTTCTTACTTATCTTCTGCAGGACTGTCACTGCTCTTTcaaacagctttctgtccccCTCCACTGGAAGGTGCAACTGATTTCCATCAAGGCCAAGTAAGGTGATGTAGTCCATCTCCCCTTCGCTGAGAAGGAAGATCTCCCACAGCTGCCGTGGCAGAGAATCACACCTACAATATGAAGAATAATCAGAGATCTTTTTCTCATTAtttctgtatatatatatatatatatatatatatatatatatattaaaggtTAAGactttgaacaattaaattctaCCTAATTAGATGTGTTGTAATCTTAGCGGTAATAATAACTGTTGATCCATACCATTGGACATGTTGAAGGCATCCTAATAGTGGTCTCATTCCTTGTTGTGACATCGTGACGTCCTCAAGGTTCAGCGATATTTTCCTCTCCTTAGACTGAGTGATCACATAGGCCACAGCACAGCAGGGGTAAGGATCGAGACTCTCTTCACTGAGATCAAGATGGAAGTCCAGTTTTTCCAGAAGGTCGATGCATGCTTCAGGACACTGGGACTCATACAAGCACTGGCATAGGAACAGTATGCGCCCACTGTCCTCAGTATCAGGCTCATCGTTTCCACACAGACTAGGAAGGAATGTGGTTATCACTTTCTTGAAGAACCAGTTTGATGTATTCTTGAGCTCCTCAGCAGGAATCAGATACTCCATCAAACTAGGGCTCTTCTTAGTCAACAATCTACACATGTAAGGGATCAGATGTTTCATGTGTTTCTTCCCCTCAGTGACGCATTGCTGAAAAACATTAGTGATTAAATCTGGATTCTTCAAGAGCCACAGTGCTGCAAAAAACTCCTGCATTGTGTAATGGAGAAATGCATAAGTGGTTATTCTCTCAGTAGGGGCGACTTTGATAGCAAGTGGTTTGAGCAAGGAGAGGACACAGCTGTCTCGAAAGGGACGTAGTGTCAAGTTCACCGTTTTTTCTTCAGTTGCACGAAAAGCAACCTCAGCCAAAGACAGTATCTCCTTACTCTTGCTTTCGATGAAGGCCTCTATGTATTCTGTGTTGCTGTTTCTTTCAAGGTAAAAACGGAAAATGTTGATGTAGATATCCGTTATACAGCAAGGCTTTTGAAAGTCCTCTGATGTCTCGAATGTAAAGCATGCAGCCACCATCAGTGCATACATCGGTACATGGCAAAGCGTTAACAACTCCAAGTTGCTCAAAACCCTCTCCTTTCTTTCACGTAGCATAGCAGATATGTATGTTTTTATGGTCTGCTCACTAAAGCCTTTCACTTCCACTCGGAGTAAGTCCTCAGAAGGAAGGTCTTCTTCAAGGCGGTGTTCATCAGCTGGTCTGCAAGTCAAAATGACCTTGGAGTCCTGTAGCAAATCTTTTTTTACAAGATTCCGCACTACTGGTAAAGACAGGTCTGTGATTCCATCAAAAATGAGTGTAACTTTGTCAGAGTTATTCTTTATGTCCAGTAAGACCTCGTCGTTGCCTTCATCTGGCTCACTGAACTCATTGAAAAGAAGGTCCTCCAGGCTCTTGATGTTGGATATTTTTCTCATGTCAAAGTAAAACATGTAGTTTAGCTCCTTGTCATCTTTTTCTATCCAGAGTTTTAACATTTCATGAGTGAGTGCTGTCTTTCCAATCCCAGACTTACCAACCAAGAgtatgtttttatctgttttaagcaGGTCACTGGGAGAAATGTCTGCTTTGTCCTTAGGGATGTAGGTCCCTAGCTTTTTACAACGGGTCATCCTGCTTTTCTTGCTCTTAAACTTCTTTATTTTAGAGGGAGAAACACTTCCTTGTGTGTCCAATACAAGTGACATGTACGACAGATCAGGCTTGTTGTTTTCTTCAAACAGATATTTCTTTGCCGTCCAAAACTCTTTTGATATTTTTTGTGCTTTTGACTCCAACTTTGCCTGGTAACGGTGGCACGGTGTTGgggctaaaataaaaacaacagtgagtaagtaaataaatattGTAAATTGCATGCTGTACCCTCATACTAAACAGTGGATGCACATTTCCAGATGACACAGACCATCAAACATCAGCAATGAAGACGTGACACACTTTCTATATTAGTTATATAACTAAATTACATACCTTGTAGGTAGTTTTTGCCCATTTGTGTGTCTTCCTTGAAAGGgaagcagctgatccagtggGGCAGGTCAAACGTCTCGCTCTCAGCAGAAGCTACAGTCTGTTTCTCAGGGAGAAGGGATGTCCTCCCATggttcctcttcctcatcatGTAAATAATTTCGAGGAATATATAGCTGGCTgcttcccccttttttacaacAGAGTCTAGAAGTGTTCTGTTTTTATTGTAGTCGTTCCCTTCTGCTTGTATTATGCTGACCTCTTCATCGCCTAACACTCCTTGCTGATTCAAGTTCTCTAGAATCACTGACAGATTCTTTAATTTTTTCACAAGATGGCGTCTGGCCCTCCTGACGTACTCTACAGCTGACTGTGTTGTAGAAGCCATGTTTCATTACTTCGGTGTCTTCTGCTTCAATTTCAATGATCTAGAGAACAAAAGAATGGTTGAAAGAAATGTAATATGAACTCTTATGTTTAACATCCAAAACATTAGACCTAAAAGGAATAAAATAAATTCAGGGCAGATAAGAACAGCAGGGGAGGAGGATTTGGCATCAATGATAACGTTTTTCTCATtaccgctttcacaccaagtactttgccgtacttagttccaaGTACTTAGTCCCGCCGAACTATTTAGTCCCGGGACTGTTCTAGTAAATcccgttcacaccggaataagtccctgaggcaGGATTAGGCGAAAGAAGCCGCCAAcgacacttcttcttcttctgctttgggtttaccgGCAGGCCGCAAataacttcacggcgtatactgccacccgaagtcccggaGTCCCCCCGGAGTTCAAGCCTTCTGAGTAAATCGACACCTCCTCAttactccaccgctcccatgttttcttttgaccGTTGGTGTGCTGGGccaatgctaataatgctaatgcgagcaaataaaatggcggcttcacaaaaccttttggagttctacggggcgtggtttgcaattcgctcagccaatcagaaattggaaccttttttccccaggaaagtacctgctctctagcagggactgaaaaggggtgaaaaggttcgcaAAAACAAGGTTCTaattccagatctttttggtgtgaacgcaaaatcccaagaactatcggaactattcctgggaaaagtactccggtgtgaaagcgcctattggctCACTTCTTTAAACAGTCTTGACCTtctcttaaagagcctgtgacaccatctcaacaactgttgtgcaatgaaatattgggctactagtcatctcgaaccgtcagtttaaaaaagaagttgcgataccgttccgataaatatcaataatttcgaacatcgcggggaaattccttcgactcattttgaagttttgggggaagccggaagtgacgtcaatgcgggaacgcttcactgtgcggcgagagagccaaacacggacaaagtgtgttgtcatgcgtagaaatggtgaattgctgagtttaggcacgttaataacgttttaatgaagttgactacagtatattcatatttgtcagtgctttcatgtcaattcggcgacataaaaataaatgatcgtggtgaagatgatgattacattaggattacaaatctggagtgagagctgctgaatttcctcccgtcggatgtgacataaaaacaaatcgattagtggatgaaactacatttattagtgctttcatgtcaatgcggcgaacatatgatacattaaatgatcgtgaggatgatgattaaaaatcgtttttttgtagttgtagtacaccaacaacatggattaaacgtgtggtttttttaccacaatgttggggaaattaatggataaaatgcacggattattattattattattcccactccgatcgggacacgaggtccaccgtttccccgcagcgaggctccccccgttgacagtttacgtgggctgggtgcagtggcggactggccatcgggacgaatcccgatgggccggtaccgaagtgggccggtcggataagtcactagcacatcccccataggcggcgcgtgaggctcaggtttgagaaggctaaataacttcttttacctgacgctgcccgcctccggcgtctatagaaaagagatccactcagtgtgcggagtttaaatctctcaagtcatattacaggataaaggaaatacagtttaaactgccgtatgcagagaagacgccgacgtgtcgcacttatcattcatattacatcatcaatcagatcatcgatcagataatatcatatatttccttatctgagtcagcttctccag encodes:
- the LOC117443307 gene encoding uncharacterized protein isoform X1; protein product: MASTTQSAVEYVRRARRHLVKKLKNLSVILENLNQQGVLGDEEVSIIQAEGNDYNKNRTLLDSVVKKGEAASYIFLEIIYMMRKRNHGRTSLLPEKQTVASAESETFDLPHWISCFPFKEDTQMGKNYLQAPTPCHRYQAKLESKAQKISKEFWTAKKYLFEENNKPDLSYMSLVLDTQGSVSPSKIKKFKSKKSRMTRCKKLGTYIPKDKADISPSDLLKTDKNILLVGKSGIGKTALTHEMLKLWIEKDDKELNYMFYFDMRKISNIKSLEDLLFNEFSEPDEGNDEVLLDIKNNSDKVTLIFDGITDLSLPVVRNLVKKDLLQDSKVILTCRPADEHRLEEDLPSEDLLRVEVKGFSEQTIKTYISAMLRERKERVLSNLELLTLCHVPMYALMVAACFTFETSEDFQKPCCITDIYINIFRFYLERNSNTEYIEAFIESKSKEILSLAEVAFRATEEKTVNLTLRPFRDSCVLSLLKPLAIKVAPTERITTYAFLHYTMQEFFAALWLLKNPDLITNVFQQCVTEGKKHMKHLIPYMCRLLTKKSPSLMEYLIPAEELKNTSNWFFKKVITTFLPSLCGNDEPDTEDSGRILFLCQCLYESQCPEACIDLLEKLDFHLDLSEESLDPYPCCAVAYVITQSKERKISLNLEDVTMSQQGMRPLLGCLQHVQWCDSLPRQLWEIFLLSEGEMDYITLLGLDGNQLHLPVEGDRKLFERAVTVLQKISKKVKICLHWERENPDCHSLGETLLEALPYVSSLSFRRTHRGPGLQDQERCYETLKRQEKQLFLDLCLKAATLIQGESVHNEVNNLISLFSFNTDVHNILLDLYLHVKTQENSAIIQLKPFFQSAPAVWTIDLSQRKSSILLEVLRLQPEKKQVELRGCSEEESEVRTLLQCLPHISQLSFVPQLSEPSGELQFFGPLFCAAAEREQQTGEKLLQLLLSVCTYQTTALTDIVSYYFKRNPQCGFLLDLYSRLKDYETETGLSVLPSLQPVLQSAPAVWTIDLSERKSSILLEVLRLQPEKKQVELKGRSEEESEVRTLLQCLPHISQLSSCFGLSGGGQFFGPLFCAAAEREQQTGEKTLELLSSVCTYPTFPLPHESDPDAVEDYQGDFLLDLYSHLKDYETETGLSVLPSLQPVLQSAPAVWTIDLSQRRSSILLEVLRLQPEKKQVRLRGLSEGESAVRTLLQCLPHISQLSSWFGLSSGGQFFGPLFCAAAEREQQTGEKTLELLSSVCTYPTFPLPHESDPDAVGYYQGDFLLDLYSHLKDYETATGLSVLPSLQSVLQSAPAVWTIDLSQRKTSILLEVLRLQPEKKQVRLRGRSEEESAVRTLLQCLPHISQLSCGPEFFQGVCTLLSVRSREEAERLASLLQLSGFTLLLSGELPRKTCLSVGRVLQLCGSNVDLILKPRKMSVKGAFALFRRTTQLHSLKLSKDMALLLGGWVRRWGVVCQVTVEELSLSPQTAQPSHRVLLKVVSSLASLLRYWAVRQLDLTEVCVPALGLTPLLLHDGPLRIKLSEKNVQQLLSLLHELQDQDLTWSFLSKLGGDLTSFSLNWELLHLLLQHPSAQTLTVNMRKNLFLQENVTRLLPYLDRIVFERPCPSFVLTAIREIYKARASPIIPSLLRSLGHVINLTCREMSPMDCDALLYSLAHSDGVKLNLLWTSIPARKIESILLNLDKVSQLSVDRDLLLRLVHGCAASDAQQGAAESLLRTVQHRLDLSCSSCVELPEEDQSDTLRLTAEDCRAVSSILRRSRRATLLILQDCEVQDSALDLLFPVLHKVQLRASKAVLLQLVSLVPERDTVGRALTLCKALEGELDLSHSSLDQRACAALALMLDSSEELTELDLSHCQLTDQLLLTLSAQLHKVQVLDLSHNNITDASTDLLLQLVSSNPSIRTVQLCRNKIVEMTSFVKDKKFEIW
- the LOC117443307 gene encoding uncharacterized protein isoform X2, coding for MASTTQSAVEYVRRARRHLVKKLKNLSVILENLNQQGVLGDEEVSIIQAEGNDYNKNRTLLDSVVKKGEAASYIFLEIIYMMRKRNHGRTSLLPEKQTVASAESETFDLPHWISCFPFKEDTQMGKNYLQAPTPCHRYQAKLESKAQKISKEFWTAKKYLFEENNKPDLSYMSLVLDTQGSVSPSKIKKFKSKKSRMTRCKKLGTYIPKDKADISPSDLLKTDKNILLVGKSGIGKTALTHEMLKLWIEKDDKELNYMFYFDMRKISNIKSLEDLLFNEFSEPDEGNDEVLLDIKNNSDKVTLIFDGITDLSLPVVRNLVKKDLLQDSKVILTCRPADEHRLEEDLPSEDLLRVEVKGFSEQTIKTYISAMLRERKERVLSNLELLTLCHVPMYALMVAACFTFETSEDFQKPCCITDIYINIFRFYLERNSNTEYIEAFIESKSKEILSLAEVAFRATEEKTVNLTLRPFRDSCVLSLLKPLAIKVAPTERITTYAFLHYTMQEFFAALWLLKNPDLITNVFQQCVTEGKKHMKHLIPYMCRLLTKKSPSLMEYLIPAEELKNTSNWFFKKVITTFLPSLCGNDEPDTEDSGRILFLCQCLYESQCPEACIDLLEKLDFHLDLSEESLDPYPCCAVAYVITQSKERKISLNLEDVTMSQQGMRPLLGCLQHVQWCDSLPRQLWEIFLLSEGEMDYITLLGLDGNQLHLPVEGDRKLFERAVTVLQKISKKVKICLHWERENPDCHSLGETLLEALPYVSSLSFRRTHRGPGLQDQERCYETLKRQEKQLFLDLCLKAATLIQGESVHNEVNNLISLFSFNTDVHNILLDLYLHVKTQENSAIIQLKPFFQSAPAVWTIDLSQRKSSILLEVLRLQPEKKQVELRGCSEEESEVRTLLQCLPHISQLSFVPQLSEPSGELQFFGPLFCAAAEREQQTGEKLLQLLLSVCTYQTTALTDIVSYYFKRNPQCGFLLDLYSRLKDYETETGLSVLPSLQPVLQSAPAVWTIDLSERKSSILLEVLRLQPEKKQVELKGRSEEESEVRTLLQCLPHISQLSSCFGLSGGGQFFGPLFCAAAEREQQTGEKTLELLSSVCTYPTFPLPHESDPDAVEDYQGDFLLDLYSHLKDYETETGLSVLPSLQPVLQSAPAVWTIDLSQRRSSILLEVLRLQPEKKQVRLRGLSEGESAVRTLLQCLPHISQLSSWFGLSSGGQFFGPLFCAAAEREQQTGEKTLELLSSVCTYPTFPLPHESDPDAVGYYQGDFLLDLYSHLKDYETATGLSVLPSLQSVLQSAPAVWTIDLSQRKTSILLEVLRLQPEKKQVRLRGRSEEESAVRTLLQCLPHISQLSCGPEFFQGVCTLLSVRSREEAERLASLLQLSGFTLLLSGELPRKTCLSVGRVLQLCGSNVDLILKPRKMSVKGAFALFRRTTQLHSLKLSKDMALLLGGWVRRWGVVCQVTVEELSLSPQTAQPSHRVLLKVVSSLASLLRYWAVRQLDLTEVCVPALGLTPLLLHDGPLRIKLSEKNVQQLLSLLHELQDQDLTWSFLSKLGGDLTSFSLNWELLHLLLQHPSAQTLTVNMRKNLFLQENVTRLLPYLDRIVFERPCPSFVLTAIREIYKARASPIIPSLLRSLGHVINLTCREMSPMDCDALLYSLAHSDGVKLNLLWTSIPARKIESILLNLDKVSQLSVDRDLLLRLVHGCAASDAQQGAAESLLRTVQHRLDLSCSSCVELPEEDQSDTLRLTAEDCRAVSSILRRSRRATLLILQDCEVQDSALDLLFPVLHKVQLRASKAVLLQLVSLVPVNSERDTVGRAVSLCKALKGELNLSHSTLDQRACAALALMLDSSEELTELDLSHCQLTDQLLLTLSAQLHKVQVLNLSHNNITDASTDLLLQLVSTNTVQ